From one Conyzicola nivalis genomic stretch:
- the dnaJ gene encoding molecular chaperone DnaJ, translated as MADHYEVLGVDKSASPEEIKKAYRKLAREFHPDVNPEPSASDRFKSVTHAYDVLSDPRQRQEYDQGGSAGFGGGAQGFGGFSDIFDTFFGGGAPGGGGSGAAPRSRKERGGDALLRVEVDLDEVIFGTKRDLEVNTAILCDTCEGTCCAPGTRAVVCDICHGSGQIQRAVRSLLGNIMTSSPCGTCRGYGTVIPSPCPTCAGQGRVRATRKMTVDIPAGVDTGLRLQLPNQGEIGPAGGPNGDLYLEIKVKHHEVYSRNGDDLMATLEVSMVDAVLGSRVRVDALDGELDLELKPGTQSADIITVKDRGVSKLRGGGRGDLKIGVQVVTPTKLSGKEQELMRQFAGSHKSKAPHLAEFQQGLFAKLRDRFLHV; from the coding sequence GTGGCTGACCACTACGAAGTACTCGGCGTCGACAAGAGCGCCTCGCCCGAAGAAATCAAGAAGGCCTACCGGAAGCTCGCGCGCGAGTTCCACCCCGACGTGAACCCGGAACCGAGTGCGTCCGACCGCTTCAAGTCGGTGACGCACGCCTACGACGTGCTCAGCGACCCGCGGCAGCGCCAGGAATACGACCAGGGCGGCAGCGCCGGGTTCGGCGGAGGGGCTCAGGGCTTCGGCGGCTTCAGCGACATCTTCGACACCTTCTTCGGCGGGGGTGCACCCGGCGGCGGAGGAAGCGGCGCCGCACCGCGTTCGCGCAAGGAGCGAGGCGGCGACGCCCTGCTGCGCGTCGAGGTCGACCTCGACGAGGTCATCTTCGGCACCAAACGCGACCTCGAGGTCAACACCGCAATCCTCTGCGACACCTGCGAGGGCACCTGCTGCGCCCCCGGCACCCGCGCCGTCGTCTGCGACATCTGCCACGGCTCCGGCCAGATCCAGCGCGCCGTGCGCAGCCTGCTCGGCAACATCATGACGTCCAGCCCGTGCGGCACCTGCCGCGGCTACGGCACCGTCATCCCGAGCCCGTGCCCCACCTGCGCCGGCCAGGGCCGCGTCCGTGCGACCCGCAAGATGACCGTCGACATCCCCGCCGGAGTCGACACCGGCCTGCGCCTGCAGCTGCCGAACCAGGGCGAGATCGGCCCCGCCGGCGGCCCCAACGGCGACCTCTACCTCGAGATCAAGGTGAAGCACCACGAGGTCTACAGCCGCAACGGCGACGACCTCATGGCCACCCTCGAGGTGAGCATGGTCGACGCCGTGCTCGGCTCGCGCGTGCGCGTCGACGCCCTCGACGGCGAGCTAGACCTCGAGCTGAAGCCCGGCACGCAGAGCGCCGACATCATCACCGTGAAGGACCGCGGTGTGTCCAAGCTGCGCGGCGGCGGCCGCGGCGACCTGAAGATCGGCGTGCAGGTGGTCACCCCCACGAAGCTGAGCGGCAAGGAGCAGGAGCTCATGCGCCAGTTCGCCGGCAGCCACAAGTCGAAGGCCCCGCACCTCGCCGAGTTCCAGCAGGGGCTCTTCGCGAAGTTGCGCGACCGATTCCTGCACGTATAG
- the hrcA gene encoding heat-inducible transcriptional repressor HrcA, translating to MVSDRSLEVLRVIVQDYVASREPVGSKSIVERHAFGVSAATIRNDMALLEEEELIVAPHTSSGRVPTDKGYRVFVDQLADLRPLSSAQRQAIETFLGESIDLDDVLARTVRLLSQLTHQVALVQYPTLTRSRVRHIEIVPLAPRRLMTVFITDTGRVEQKLVDVSSDIDDVFLGELRSKLNANLGGLPLSDAAEKLTTIGAHFAPDRRDIVAQVARTLIGQTLENRQDRLLMAGAANLVRTEDDFDGSIFPVLEAIEEQVTLLKLFGEVDGDHHGVAVTIGRENAEFGLGQTSVLSSGYTSSGGGIARLGVLGPTRMDYSNNMAAVRAVARYLTRLLGDE from the coding sequence ATGGTGTCCGACCGCAGCCTCGAAGTCCTCCGCGTGATCGTGCAGGACTACGTCGCATCCCGCGAGCCCGTCGGCTCGAAGTCCATCGTCGAGCGGCACGCCTTCGGCGTCTCGGCCGCGACCATCCGCAACGACATGGCCCTGCTCGAAGAAGAAGAGCTCATCGTCGCCCCGCACACGTCGTCGGGCCGCGTGCCCACCGACAAGGGCTACCGCGTGTTCGTCGACCAGCTCGCCGACCTGCGGCCGCTCAGCAGCGCCCAGCGCCAGGCGATCGAGACCTTCCTCGGCGAGTCGATCGATCTCGACGACGTGCTCGCCCGCACTGTCCGCCTCCTGTCGCAGCTGACGCACCAGGTCGCTCTCGTGCAGTACCCCACGCTCACGAGGTCGCGCGTGCGCCACATCGAGATCGTGCCGCTCGCGCCGCGCCGGCTCATGACCGTGTTCATCACCGATACCGGCCGGGTCGAGCAAAAACTCGTCGACGTGTCATCCGACATCGACGACGTCTTCCTCGGCGAACTGCGCAGCAAGCTCAATGCCAACCTCGGCGGACTGCCCCTTTCGGATGCCGCGGAGAAACTCACGACCATCGGGGCGCACTTTGCCCCTGACCGCCGGGACATCGTCGCCCAGGTGGCGCGCACGCTCATCGGCCAGACCCTCGAGAACCGTCAAGACCGGCTGCTCATGGCCGGTGCCGCGAACCTCGTGCGCACCGAAGACGACTTCGACGGCAGCATCTTCCCGGTGCTCGAGGCGATCGAAGAGCAGGTGACGCTGCTCAAACTCTTCGGCGAGGTCGACGGCGACCACCACGGCGTGGCCGTGACCATCGGTCGCGAGAACGCGGAGTTCGGCCTCGGCCAGACTTCGGTGCTCTCGAGCGGCTACACGTCGTCGGGCGGCGGCATCGCCCGACTGGGCGTGCTCGGGCCGACCCGCATGGACTACTCGAACAACATGGCGGCGGTGCGAGCAGTCGCCCGCTACCTGACCAGACTGCTCGGCGACGAATAA
- a CDS encoding histidine triad nucleotide-binding protein, translating into MSNTEPSVFTKIVAREIPAEIVFENDSVIAIRDIAPKAPVHLLVVPKTQQYRNVAELAAGDPALLAEVVAVAQSLADEHTDGEFRLVFNTGESAGQTVFHVHAHVMGTNAPGITLTEGTLVE; encoded by the coding sequence ATGTCGAACACCGAACCCTCCGTCTTCACCAAAATCGTCGCGCGCGAGATCCCGGCGGAGATCGTGTTCGAGAACGACTCGGTCATCGCGATCCGTGACATCGCGCCGAAGGCCCCCGTGCACCTGCTCGTAGTGCCGAAGACGCAGCAGTACCGAAACGTCGCCGAACTCGCGGCGGGAGACCCCGCGCTGCTCGCCGAAGTCGTCGCCGTGGCGCAGTCGCTCGCCGACGAGCACACCGACGGAGAATTCCGTCTCGTTTTCAACACCGGCGAGAGCGCCGGCCAGACCGTTTTCCACGTGCACGCCCACGTCATGGGCACCAATGCGCCTGGCATCACCCTCACGGAAGGCACCCTTGTCGAGTAG
- a CDS encoding 16S rRNA (uracil(1498)-N(3))-methyltransferase: MAHFYLNELVSTAVVGDRVSIDGAEARHAVTVSRLAVGETVSIGNGRGLVVSGPVVTAEHTELAIEVAEVTEAPRVEPAIFLAQALAKGDRDKLAVQAATELGVDGVIPWTAGRSISRWEGAKVAKGHDRWTAIVREATKQSIRGWLPDVLDLVSTNQLTRLAAEVRMIVLEPTAEMALSALEPDGRDIVLVVGPEGGITPNELAAFTTAGATLVRLGDTVLRTSTAGPAAIAVLNAKLGRW; the protein is encoded by the coding sequence ATGGCCCATTTCTACCTGAACGAGCTCGTGTCGACCGCCGTCGTCGGCGATCGTGTGTCGATCGACGGCGCCGAGGCTCGGCACGCGGTCACCGTGAGCCGCCTCGCGGTCGGCGAGACGGTGTCGATCGGCAACGGCCGGGGGCTCGTGGTCTCCGGACCGGTCGTCACCGCCGAGCACACCGAACTCGCGATCGAGGTGGCCGAGGTCACCGAGGCACCGCGCGTCGAACCGGCGATCTTCCTCGCCCAGGCCCTCGCCAAGGGCGATCGCGACAAACTCGCCGTGCAGGCGGCGACCGAGCTCGGCGTCGACGGTGTGATCCCGTGGACCGCCGGACGTTCGATCTCCCGCTGGGAGGGCGCCAAGGTCGCCAAGGGGCACGACCGCTGGACCGCGATCGTGCGCGAGGCGACGAAGCAGTCGATCCGCGGGTGGCTGCCCGACGTGCTCGACCTGGTCTCGACGAACCAGTTGACGAGACTCGCGGCAGAGGTGCGGATGATCGTGCTCGAACCCACCGCGGAGATGGCGCTGAGCGCCCTCGAGCCCGACGGTCGGGACATCGTCCTCGTGGTGGGGCCGGAGGGCGGCATCACCCCGAACGAACTGGCCGCGTTCACCACCGCCGGCGCGACACTCGTGCGGCTCGGTGACACCGTTCTGCGCACCTCGACCGCCGGCCCGGCGGCGATCGCTGTGCTGAACGCGAAACTCGGGCGTTGGTGA